The Shewanella mangrovisoli genome has a window encoding:
- a CDS encoding TorD/DmsD family molecular chaperone: MTESVRQVSENDQLRADIYQLLAALLRRHPSPELLQFLANLEIDANEDNEMTKAWLSLQLAAQQFSSEQLEDEYFALFLGVGCGEILPYGSWFMTGSLMDKPLALLRQDLMQLGFEREENVKEPEDHVAALCEVMGILILEAPGYRQLAFYQRHIGSWIQRFCDAVSKAPSAAFYATVAHLAKAFFEMEATEFEQLSLDIPVNCPGSAELQPAASDLEKQVELMN, encoded by the coding sequence ATGACCGAATCAGTAAGACAAGTATCAGAAAACGATCAGTTGAGAGCCGATATCTATCAACTGTTGGCCGCCCTGTTGCGTCGCCATCCAAGCCCTGAACTGCTGCAATTTTTGGCCAATCTTGAAATCGATGCCAATGAAGACAATGAGATGACCAAGGCTTGGTTATCCCTGCAATTGGCCGCCCAGCAGTTCAGCAGTGAACAATTAGAAGATGAGTATTTTGCCCTGTTCCTCGGTGTGGGTTGTGGCGAAATCCTACCCTATGGCAGTTGGTTTATGACGGGCTCACTGATGGATAAGCCTTTAGCTCTGCTGCGCCAAGACTTAATGCAACTCGGTTTTGAACGTGAAGAAAACGTCAAAGAACCCGAGGATCATGTGGCCGCGCTGTGCGAAGTTATGGGCATCTTGATCCTAGAAGCGCCAGGCTACCGTCAATTGGCATTCTATCAACGCCACATCGGCAGTTGGATTCAACGCTTCTGCGACGCCGTCAGCAAAGCCCCAAGCGCGGCGTTTTATGCCACAGTTGCCCATCTTGCGAAGGCATTTTTCGAGATGGAAGCCACCGAATTTGAGCAACTGAGTTTAGACATTCCCGTCAATTGCCCCGGCAGTGCGGAGCTACAACCCGCCGCCAGCGATTTAGAAAAACAAGTGGAATTAATGAACTAA
- a CDS encoding 4Fe-4S binding protein, giving the protein MTNQTQLALKQARQNVLAQTQILQNLIPPTVSYTTEGTVLIIGPEDLARLAADKLSTMASRVILANEAITSQDETHLEQVMAAATDVESYYNKLIGIKGFLGQFQVSVEHQNGAAELSVVAIRKPHFDLILDLSSTPCLNLEMLPPGYFYVGQDEAKLADALEQLPELVGQFDKPRYVKINADLCAHDRNGINGCNRCLNFCPADAISSVAKKIEVDPYLCHGAGSCASACPTGAIGYDLPTPQALHSYLNKIINRYREQAQTAPVILFHDNAVGASLIGDDLAGDVLPVALEEITVASIDHWLAALAWGARQVLILNTEATAPTLTQMLKGELALANSMLDEIGQPQRLSLIDPSMLANLEPLLDISLDWPVIVPGAFASTTKRNTLFDAIDHLNSQAGEINSSLSINNVPYGKVSVNVEKCTLCMSCVAICPTMALQDGGDKPALHFIEQNCVQCGLCEAACPEKVISLTPQINFDKAARQQLQTLKEEAPFECIRCGSPFATQSMVHRMLDMVGAHSAFSANIERLKMCGDCRVKDMFEDILQDPEKQLR; this is encoded by the coding sequence ATGACCAATCAAACCCAGCTTGCGCTAAAACAAGCGCGGCAAAATGTGTTAGCCCAAACGCAGATTTTACAGAATCTGATCCCGCCAACAGTGAGCTACACCACTGAAGGCACAGTGCTAATTATTGGCCCAGAGGATCTGGCACGCCTCGCGGCGGACAAATTGTCCACTATGGCGAGCCGTGTGATTTTGGCTAACGAAGCGATTACCAGCCAAGATGAAACCCACCTTGAACAGGTGATGGCTGCAGCGACGGATGTTGAAAGCTACTACAACAAACTCATTGGCATTAAAGGATTTTTAGGTCAATTTCAGGTCAGCGTTGAGCATCAAAATGGCGCGGCGGAATTGAGTGTTGTCGCCATTCGTAAACCTCATTTCGACTTGATTCTCGATTTAAGCAGCACACCTTGCTTGAATTTAGAGATGCTGCCACCGGGTTATTTCTATGTCGGTCAAGACGAAGCCAAACTGGCCGATGCGCTGGAGCAATTGCCCGAACTAGTGGGGCAATTTGATAAACCCCGTTACGTCAAAATCAATGCCGACCTGTGCGCCCATGACCGTAATGGCATCAACGGCTGTAACCGTTGCCTCAACTTCTGCCCAGCCGATGCGATTAGCAGTGTCGCCAAGAAAATTGAGGTCGACCCTTACCTCTGCCACGGCGCGGGCAGCTGTGCGAGCGCCTGCCCAACGGGTGCGATTGGTTACGACTTACCGACGCCACAGGCACTGCATTCTTACCTGAATAAGATTATCAACCGTTATCGCGAACAAGCCCAAACCGCGCCCGTGATCCTGTTCCACGACAATGCGGTTGGCGCCAGCTTGATAGGTGACGACTTAGCCGGGGATGTACTCCCCGTTGCCCTAGAAGAAATCACCGTTGCCAGCATTGACCATTGGTTAGCGGCTTTGGCTTGGGGCGCACGCCAAGTGTTAATCCTCAATACCGAGGCGACAGCTCCCACGCTCACGCAAATGTTGAAAGGTGAACTCGCCTTAGCCAACAGCATGTTAGATGAAATCGGCCAACCGCAGCGCCTGAGCCTTATCGACCCAAGCATGCTGGCGAATTTAGAGCCGCTGCTCGATATCAGCCTCGATTGGCCGGTGATTGTGCCGGGCGCTTTTGCATCGACCACTAAACGTAACACCTTGTTTGACGCGATTGACCATCTGAACAGCCAGGCAGGTGAAATCAACAGTAGTTTAAGTATCAACAACGTCCCCTACGGCAAAGTCAGCGTCAATGTCGAGAAATGTACTCTGTGTATGTCCTGCGTGGCGATTTGCCCCACCATGGCATTGCAAGATGGTGGCGACAAACCTGCACTACACTTTATTGAGCAAAACTGTGTTCAATGTGGCTTATGTGAGGCGGCGTGCCCTGAAAAGGTCATCAGCCTGACGCCACAAATTAACTTTGATAAAGCTGCTCGTCAGCAATTACAAACCCTGAAAGAAGAAGCCCCATTCGAATGTATTCGCTGCGGCTCTCCTTTTGCGACCCAATCTATGGTGCATCGGATGCTGGATATGGTCGGCGCGCACAGCGCATTCTCAGCCAATATTGAACGACTGAAAATGTGTGGCGATTGCCGGGTAAAAGACATGTTTGAAGACATTCTTCAAGATCCTGAAAAGCAACTGCGATAA
- a CDS encoding twin-arginine translocation signal domain-containing protein, with the protein MKKQASDMGRRQLLKALALGSAAGAVATVSSQALAATPTVAPSEPKSDNYRETDHIRNYYASLNN; encoded by the coding sequence ATGAAGAAGCAAGCTTCCGACATGGGCCGTCGTCAATTGCTCAAAGCATTGGCACTCGGCAGTGCGGCTGGCGCGGTTGCGACTGTCAGTAGCCAAGCTCTGGCTGCCACCCCAACAGTTGCCCCAAGCGAACCTAAGAGTGACAACTATCGCGAAACCGACCATATCCGTAACTACTATGCGTCGTTGAACAACTAA
- a CDS encoding DUF3306 domain-containing protein gives MADSTPKANGFFSRWTQRREQVAAEEAALAAQTAEKTAEANLNTPVEPTVVAAAAPTSEPQDPLPQTDENPNRLLTAEELPNPEEIEIGGSFAKFMGANVDPAAKTAALRALWKQPHFNEIDGLLEYALDYSNQPKLTPEVSAELAQKVFRFITKENEESDEDPTSIPSDAVVNTENAMESKNSNVETELANTQITDNLDGETDDLPQNAPEPAAQMQKPVV, from the coding sequence ATGGCTGACTCAACCCCAAAGGCAAACGGCTTTTTTAGCCGTTGGACCCAGCGCCGAGAGCAGGTCGCCGCCGAAGAAGCCGCACTTGCAGCTCAAACGGCCGAAAAAACTGCGGAAGCAAACTTAAATACCCCTGTTGAGCCAACTGTGGTTGCGGCAGCCGCGCCGACTTCTGAACCTCAGGATCCCCTCCCACAAACCGATGAGAATCCCAATCGCCTCCTCACCGCGGAAGAACTACCCAATCCCGAAGAAATTGAGATTGGTGGCAGCTTTGCTAAGTTTATGGGAGCCAATGTTGACCCTGCGGCCAAAACAGCGGCGCTACGAGCCTTGTGGAAACAGCCACATTTCAATGAGATAGATGGTCTCTTGGAATATGCGCTCGACTACAGTAATCAGCCAAAGCTGACGCCTGAGGTCTCTGCCGAGTTGGCTCAAAAAGTATTCCGTTTTATCACCAAAGAGAATGAAGAGTCAGACGAAGATCCGACCTCAATCCCCAGCGACGCGGTGGTGAATACAGAAAATGCAATGGAATCAAAAAACAGTAATGTCGAAACCGAATTAGCAAACACTCAGATCACGGACAATTTGGATGGGGAGACTGATGACCTACCCCAAAATGCACCAGAGCCTGCCGCTCAGATGCAAAAGCCAGTTGTTTAA